Below is a window of Geomonas oryzisoli DNA.
GCCGGCGCGGCGGAACAGGAAACGGGGCGGGCCCTTACGCTGGACGAATCGCTGGATGCGGTATTCCTGGAAGTGATGCAACTGTACAACGAATACGCCAAAACGGAGAGTATCGATGTCCTGCTGCGCTTGAAGGACAAGTTGGAACAGGTCTCCCTGCGCTACAAGAGCCTCGCATTGGCCGAAGAGGTGCTCAACATCAATAGTTGCCTTCCCTACGAAAGACGCATACCCAAGGATTCAGAAATCAGTCGCACCAAACATTGAACGGGCGAGGTGCTGGCGATCAGAAGATGGCCAGCGCCGGTTCCGGAATGACGGTCTTCTCTTGGCCGGCATCGGCCCTTTCCTTCCTAAGGCTATCCCACTCCTGCAGTAACTTCTCCGGTTCAGTAGTCTTTTCTTTAAGCAGATCGAACAGTCTCTGCTCGGAGTCGCCGGAGAAACCGGTGAACTTCACCCCGATCATCGAGAAAAAGCAGTGCACCACGCTGACCGTGATGGTCAAGGGCGCGCCCCCCGGCTGCAGGGGGACGGTGAGCCTGCAGGACTCGTGGAGCGGCACCATGAGGCACTCGTCGGCGCTGATAAGGGCGCCGCGCAGGGAAACGTTCTCCAGGCGGCAACGATATTTTATGTCATGATGAACCAGTTCCCCGGGCGCACTGTAGGTGATCCGGTGAAAACGCCGCTGCTCCATGTTTTACCCTCCTCGCACACATCGTGATGTTCGGCAGGCTTCTTATCGTCAACGTTCCATACTAACTATAGTCTTATTTGTCAACATTCTGATGTGTCGGGGCTTTTTGCAGGGTGTCGCGATGATGCCTGCCGGCCGGCAGCAAGGCTGTCGGGGTGAAGGGGCGCGGGAGTCCGGTGGTGGTAGGTTTTCCATTGACTTCACCCGCCAACTATTGTATTAAGTAGCGTTTCCTGGGTTTTGGATGCAGGCTGCCCGGCGTCGCGACCGGTGCACCAGTAGTCAATCATAAAAGAAAAAACAAAGAGGGCCGGTGCATTGATGGAAAACAAGATCAGGGTGTTCAGCGGTAACTCCAATCCGGTTCTGGCAGAGAAGATCTGTGACTGTCTCAGGGTCCCCCTGGGCAAGGCCAAGGTGAGAACCTTCTCCGACGGCGAAATCATGGTCGAGATCGGCGAGAACGTGCGCGGTCGTGACATCTACGTGGTTCAGTCCACCTGCTGCCCGACCAACAACAATCTGATGGAACTGCTCATCATGATCGACGCGCTGAAAAGGGCGTCGGCTGCGACCATCACCACGGTCATCCCGTACTACGGCTATGCGCGCCAGGACCGCAAGGCTGCACCCCGGACGCCGATCACCTCCAAGCTGGTGGCCGACCTGATCACCGCCGCCGGTGCAGACCGTGTAGTTACTATCGACCTGCACGCAGGCCAGATCCAGGGCTTCTTCAACATCCCGGTGGACAACCTCTACGCTGCGCCGGTTCTCCTGGCCCACCTGAAGAGCCGCTTCGCCGACGACCTGGACAACCTGGTTATGGTTTCTCCGGACGCAGGCGGCACCGAGCGCGCCCGTGCCTTCGCCAAGAGGCTCGGCTGCACCCTGGCCGTGATCGACAAGCGTCGCACCGGGCCCAACGTGGCGGAGGTCATGCACCTGATCGGCGACGTCAAGGGCAAGAACGCCATCATCCTGGACGACATGATCGACACCGCCGGCACCCTGACCCATGCTGCCCAGGCTCTGAAAGATCACGGCGCCGCCAACGTCTATGCCTGCGCCACCCACGGCGTCCTTTCCGGCCCGGCCATTGAAAGGATCAATAACTCGGTCATCGAGAAGGTGGTCATCACCGATACCATCCCGCTGGGCGAGAAGGCAGAACAGACCGACAAGCTCAGGGTGCTTTCCGTAGCAGACCTTCTGGCCGAGGCGATCCGCCGCATCCACGAGGACGAATCCGTCAGCTCCCTTTTCGTGTAGTACTTAAATAAAACTGTCATTGGAAGATCAAATACCAAGATTGACATCGGAGGATGTATGAGTAAGCAGGTGCTGAATGTAGAACTGAGGGAAAAAACCGGCAAGGGTATCTGCCGTCGTCTGCGCGCCGCGGGCCGCGTTCCGGCCGTCGTGTACGGTAAGGGCATCGAGCCGGTCTGCATCTCGCTGGGGCTGAAGGAACTGACCGAAGCCATCGCCGGCGAAGGCGGCCGCAACCACATCCTGACCCTGCAGGGCGTAGCCGCGCTGGAAGGCGCCAACGTCATTGTTGCCGACCTGCTGCGCGACTCCCTGAAGAACCACGCGCGTCACGTCGACCTGCACAAGATCAACCTCGCCGACAAGGTGAAGGTACAGGTCAAGCTGAACCTGGTCGGCACCCCGGCCGGCGTGAAGGCTGGCGGTTTCCTCGACTTCGCCATGCACACCGTTGAAGTCGAGTGCCTCCCGGTTCACATCCCGGCGCACATCAACGTCGACGTCACTGAGCTCGTCATTGGCCACTCCATCCACGTGGGCGACATCAATGCCCCGGTGGGCACCGCCATCCTGAGCGATCCGAAGGCTCCGGTGGTCAGCATCCTTGGCCGCAAGGCTGCTACCGAGGAAGAGGCCGCCGCCTAGTCCAGGACCGTTATGGCAGCAAAACTTATCGTAGGGCTCGGCAACCCCGGGCCCAAGTACACATGGACCCGCCACAACGCGGGTTTCATGGTTTTAGACCGCTTGGCAAGCCTGTCCAACATCGCCGTCACCAGGAAGGCCTTTTCCGGCCTTGCCGGTGACGGCAACTGGGCGGGCGAGCGGGTCTATCTCCTCAAGCCGCAGACCTTCATGAACCTGTCCGGCCGCTCCGTGGCCGAGGCGCTCCGCTTCTACAAGCTGTCCCTGTCTGATCTCATCGTGATCCACGACGACCTCGATATCCCGTTCGGCAAGGTGCGACTCAAGGAAGGGGGCGGTCACGGAGGGCACAACGGGCTCCGTTCCCTGGGGCAGGAGTTGGGCTCCAACGCCTTCGCCCGGGTGCGCGTCGGCATCGGCCGGCCGCTGCACGGCGACGTGGTGAACTTCGTCCTGACCAACTTCGCCAAAGAGGAGATGAACGAGCTGCTGGAAGTGCTGGACACCTCCCTGGACGCCATGGAGATGGCGGTCAAGGAAGGGATGCCCAAGGCCATGAGCATCTTCAACGCGAAGTAACGACCAAAAGGAAATAGCATGGGTTTCAACTGCGGCATAGTCGGTCTCCCCAACGTGGGAAAGTCCACCATCTTCAACGCGCTCACCTCGGCCGGTGCCGAGTCCGCCAACTACCCCTTCTGCACCATCGATCCCAACGTCGGCATCGTGTCGGTGCCCGATCCGCGCATGGACAAGCTTGCCGAGATCGTTCATCCGGAACGGATGCAGCCGACCACCATAGAGTTCCTGGACATCGCCGGCCTCGTGAAGGGGGCGAGCCAGGGTGAGGGGCTTGGTAACAAGTTTCTCGGGCACATCCGTTCTGTCGACGCCATCTTGCACGTTGTGCGCTGCTTCGATAATGAGAACGTGGTTCACGTGAGCGGCAGCGTCTCACCGGTGCGCGACATAGAGGTCATCCAGACCGAATTGGCGCTGGCCGACCTCGACACTGTGGAGAAGCGTATCCTGCGCACCGAGAAGCAGGCGAGAAGCGGCGACAAGAAGGCGAAGGAAGATGTCGAGTTCTGCCAGAAGGTAAAGTCGACCCTGGAAAAGGGGCTCTCGCCGCGCGACCTGGCCGAGAACGAGGACGAGCGCCTGATCCTGCGCGACATGCATCTCATGACCGCTAAGCCTGTTCTCTACGTCGCCAACGTGGCCGAGGACGACCTGGAGGGGAAACACCCCTACGTCGAGGAAGTGCGCCAGTTGGCCGCCAGGGAAGGTAACGGCGTGGTCTTCATCTGTGGCTCCATCGAGGCGGAGATTTCTGAGCTCGCCGGTGAGGAGAAGCAGGCTTTCCTCGAGGAGATGGGGCTTGCCGAGTCGGGACTGGACCGTCTGATCCGTTCCGGTTACGAACTGCTCGGGCTCATCACTTACTTCACCGCGGGCGTCAAGGAAGTGCGCGCCTGGACCATTACCAAGGGGACCAAGGCCCCCGGCGCCGCCGGCGTGATCCACTCCGACTTCGAGAAGGGATTCATCCGCGCCGAGGTGATCGCCTACAATGATTACATCGCGTCCGGCGGCGAGAGCGGCGCCAAGGAGAAGGGCCTGATGCGCCTGGAAGGAAAAGAGTACGTGGTGCAGGACGGCGACGTCATGCATTTCAGGTTCAACGTGTAATTGATAATGCCTTGGGCGAATAATTATTCGCCCTGCTTTGTCAAGTTTTCCTTGTCAAAGCTTAATATCTGTAGTAATAAACAGCGTTCACCAGAACGGCCTAAGGGCCGTATCTCCTTGCTCCGGGTTGGACCGGGGCTAAATAAACCGTGAGGAGGCTTAACAATGAGCAGGATGTACGAGACGATTTACATCGTCCAGCCGGACCTCGGTGACGAAGAGATCAAAGCTCTTTCCACCAAGGTGCAGGACGTGATCGCCAGCATGAACGGCGATTTCAAGAGGCTTGAAGACTGGGGCACCAGGAAACTGGCTTACCCGATCAACAAGAACCCCCGTGGCCGTTACTTTTACCTCCGTTTCGACGCAGATGCCCCGCTGATCGCAGAGCTGGAGCGTCGTCTGCGCCTCGACGACAAGGTGATCAGGTACCAGAGCGTGAAGCTCGAGCAGGAAGTGGTTGCACCGGCAGCCGCTCCGGCCAAAAGTGCCGAGGAAGGGACCGAGGAAGTGGCTGCGGCTGCTACCGAGGCTCCGGCCGAAACGACTACTACGGTGGAGGAATAAGAGATGGCAGACGAAAGAGCACCCCAGAGAACCAGCAGCGGCCCGAGGAAGAAGCGTCCGTTCCAGCGTCGTAAGGTCTGCCGTTTCTGCGCAGACAAGCAGGTAACCATCGATTACAAAGATCCCCGTACCCTCCGTTACTTCGTTTCGGAGCGCGGCAAGATCATCCCGCGCCGTATTTCCGGCAACTGCTCCAAGCATCAGAGGGAAATCACCGAGGCGATCAAGCGCGCCAGGAACATCGCGCTGCTTCCGATTGCCGGCAGCCACGCAACCGCCTAGGTGCCGCTGACGGTGAGTCCGTTGCAGGGGAAGATTCTCGATGTCGTCAAGGGGAGCGTCACCACGGTGGCGCTCTTCCTTGCTTTCGTCTATCTCCCCGTGGTCGGCACCATCCCCGGCCTGTTCGCCTCAGCTCCGGCCGTGTTCTACGCGGTGAAGCAGGGGAGGGGGACCGGACTGGCGGTAGTACTTGCCAGTTGCGCCATTCTTCTTGGTGTCGGTGACCCGGCCGCGACGGCCATCTACCTGTTGCAAGCCGGCGTACTGTCCCTGGCGCTTCCGGAGTTCCTGCACAGGAACAAGGGGGGGGCTCGCTCCGTCATCTACTCGGTGGCGGTAACCATCACCGTCCTTTTGATGGCGGCGGTGGTCTACGGCATGGCAACCGGAGCCGACCTGCACGCCAAGATCAGCAAGGGCGTGCAGACGAGCATCAACCAGACCTCGCAGATCTACCAGAAGGCGGGTGTGAAGGGGGACGAGCTCAAGGCGCTGCAGGACTCGATGCATCAGGCCGGACAGCTGGTGGTCACCATCTACCCGGCGCTGGTCACCGTCGCTTACGGCATGATCGCCTGCATGAACCTGATGCTGGTGGCCGGGATAGCGGCGCGCCTGCGTATGCCGCTGTACGTCGGGGATTTCAGAAAGTACAAGAACCCTGAGCCGCTGATATGGCTTTTGATCGTGGCCGGCTTCGGCACCCTGGTGCCGGAAACCATCGTGCACCTCGCGTCCCTGAACGTGCTGATCGTACTCGGCGCGGTGTACTCGGCGCAAGGCTTCGCGATCATCAGCTTCTTCTTCAGAAAACTGCAGGTTCCGGTCTTTATCAGACTATTGGCAAGCCTGCTCCTGATCTTCCAGCCCATGATGGTGCTGGCGGTGGCGGCGCTGGGCGTATTCGATCTCTGGGCGGACTTCAGGTCCCCCAATAAACAGGAAAACCTGTAATTAACCAGGCTAGGAGGCAACACATGAAGGTAATTCTCAAAGAAAACGTAGACAACCTCGGCCACATCGGCGACATCGTGAAAGTAGCACCGGGCTACGCCAGGAACTACCTGCTCCCGAAAGGCTTCGCCATCGAGGCTACCGAGAAGAACGCGAAGGCCCTTGAGCACGCCAAGCGTCACCTCGAGTACAAGAAAAACAAAGTTCTCGAAGCTGCCAAGCTGATCGCAGCCAAGATCGAGGGCATTACCCTTTCCATCGCTCACCAGGCTGGTGCTGACGACAAGCTTTTCGGCGCCGTCACCAACATGGAACTGGCCGAGCAGTTGAAAGCCGCCGGCGTGGAAGTCGACCGCAAGCGCATCGTGCTCGACGAGCCGATCAAGCACCTGGGCGAGTTCACCGCTGCCGTGAAGCTCCACCCGGAAGTGGCCGCCACCCTGAAGGTCGTGGTCACCAAGGCCTAAGCCTTGCTGCAAAGCCGGAAGTTTTTGTAATAATGAAGGGCCGCCTCCTCAGGAGCGCGGCCCTTTTCAGTTTGGCCGCTTGTCGCCGCAGGAGGAGCCGTGAACATCGAGAAACACCACAAGCAGGACATCGCCGCTCGTCAACTGGAGACTGCGCTCTTGCTGTATTTTGCCCAGAAGGATCTCTTCAGCGTCATCACGCTGGCCGGCGCCGCCGAGGAGATCCTTGGGGAGTTGCTGCGGCTGCGTGAACCGCTCGAGAGGCAGAACCCGTTCAGATCGGTGCTGGAGCTGCTGCGCCCCGCCAAAGCGCGGGCCCGCGAGGAGGTAGCGGCGGCGCACGAGACCGACCTGTACGTGCACATGGATGTGCGGCATGAGGCGGAGTTCCTGCTGGGACGGGCGATTGACGACTATTTTGCGCTTACCGGCGAGTTGAGCGGCAACATGCGGAAGTTCAACGAGGACGTGAGGAGCAGGAGAGGGTAGGGCAGCGAAGAGGGCGTCACATCTGAGGTGGCAACTTCCCCCACCCCCTAGCCCCCTCCCCCCGTCGCGAACCTAAGCGCTATGGGGCGCAGGC
It encodes the following:
- a CDS encoding PilZ domain-containing protein; protein product: MEQRRFHRITYSAPGELVHHDIKYRCRLENVSLRGALISADECLMVPLHESCRLTVPLQPGGAPLTITVSVVHCFFSMIGVKFTGFSGDSEQRLFDLLKEKTTEPEKLLQEWDSLRKERADAGQEKTVIPEPALAIF
- a CDS encoding ribose-phosphate pyrophosphokinase, with the protein product MENKIRVFSGNSNPVLAEKICDCLRVPLGKAKVRTFSDGEIMVEIGENVRGRDIYVVQSTCCPTNNNLMELLIMIDALKRASAATITTVIPYYGYARQDRKAAPRTPITSKLVADLITAAGADRVVTIDLHAGQIQGFFNIPVDNLYAAPVLLAHLKSRFADDLDNLVMVSPDAGGTERARAFAKRLGCTLAVIDKRRTGPNVAEVMHLIGDVKGKNAIILDDMIDTAGTLTHAAQALKDHGAANVYACATHGVLSGPAIERINNSVIEKVVITDTIPLGEKAEQTDKLRVLSVADLLAEAIRRIHEDESVSSLFV
- a CDS encoding 50S ribosomal protein L25: MSKQVLNVELREKTGKGICRRLRAAGRVPAVVYGKGIEPVCISLGLKELTEAIAGEGGRNHILTLQGVAALEGANVIVADLLRDSLKNHARHVDLHKINLADKVKVQVKLNLVGTPAGVKAGGFLDFAMHTVEVECLPVHIPAHINVDVTELVIGHSIHVGDINAPVGTAILSDPKAPVVSILGRKAATEEEAAA
- the pth gene encoding aminoacyl-tRNA hydrolase yields the protein MAAKLIVGLGNPGPKYTWTRHNAGFMVLDRLASLSNIAVTRKAFSGLAGDGNWAGERVYLLKPQTFMNLSGRSVAEALRFYKLSLSDLIVIHDDLDIPFGKVRLKEGGGHGGHNGLRSLGQELGSNAFARVRVGIGRPLHGDVVNFVLTNFAKEEMNELLEVLDTSLDAMEMAVKEGMPKAMSIFNAK
- the ychF gene encoding redox-regulated ATPase YchF, with translation MGFNCGIVGLPNVGKSTIFNALTSAGAESANYPFCTIDPNVGIVSVPDPRMDKLAEIVHPERMQPTTIEFLDIAGLVKGASQGEGLGNKFLGHIRSVDAILHVVRCFDNENVVHVSGSVSPVRDIEVIQTELALADLDTVEKRILRTEKQARSGDKKAKEDVEFCQKVKSTLEKGLSPRDLAENEDERLILRDMHLMTAKPVLYVANVAEDDLEGKHPYVEEVRQLAAREGNGVVFICGSIEAEISELAGEEKQAFLEEMGLAESGLDRLIRSGYELLGLITYFTAGVKEVRAWTITKGTKAPGAAGVIHSDFEKGFIRAEVIAYNDYIASGGESGAKEKGLMRLEGKEYVVQDGDVMHFRFNV
- the rpsF gene encoding 30S ribosomal protein S6, producing MSRMYETIYIVQPDLGDEEIKALSTKVQDVIASMNGDFKRLEDWGTRKLAYPINKNPRGRYFYLRFDADAPLIAELERRLRLDDKVIRYQSVKLEQEVVAPAAAPAKSAEEGTEEVAAAATEAPAETTTTVEE
- the rpsR gene encoding 30S ribosomal protein S18 — protein: MADERAPQRTSSGPRKKRPFQRRKVCRFCADKQVTIDYKDPRTLRYFVSERGKIIPRRISGNCSKHQREITEAIKRARNIALLPIAGSHATA
- a CDS encoding YybS family protein, producing the protein MSPLQGKILDVVKGSVTTVALFLAFVYLPVVGTIPGLFASAPAVFYAVKQGRGTGLAVVLASCAILLGVGDPAATAIYLLQAGVLSLALPEFLHRNKGGARSVIYSVAVTITVLLMAAVVYGMATGADLHAKISKGVQTSINQTSQIYQKAGVKGDELKALQDSMHQAGQLVVTIYPALVTVAYGMIACMNLMLVAGIAARLRMPLYVGDFRKYKNPEPLIWLLIVAGFGTLVPETIVHLASLNVLIVLGAVYSAQGFAIISFFFRKLQVPVFIRLLASLLLIFQPMMVLAVAALGVFDLWADFRSPNKQENL
- the rplI gene encoding 50S ribosomal protein L9; translation: MKVILKENVDNLGHIGDIVKVAPGYARNYLLPKGFAIEATEKNAKALEHAKRHLEYKKNKVLEAAKLIAAKIEGITLSIAHQAGADDKLFGAVTNMELAEQLKAAGVEVDRKRIVLDEPIKHLGEFTAAVKLHPEVAATLKVVVTKA